In Pirellulales bacterium, the DNA window CAGCCCAGGTGCGGGCAGACGGCGGTGAACGCCTTGACCTTGGGCTGCCGGCCGTCGGATGGATCCTTCTCGCACAGCAGCCAGACGCGGCCGATCACTTCGTCGGGGTAGAGCGTCCAAGCGTCGCGGCGGCTGCCGACGACGGGAAACGATTTAGGTTGGCCGGGCACAAGATCGCTCAGCCGGGCCACGCGCTTGACGGTCGCGGCCTCGCGGCGGCGGATGCTGAGCGCCTCGGCCACGAAACGGCCGCCAGGCAGAGCGACCACGGCGGTGCTGGCGGTCGCCAGCGCGCCGCTGATCCATTTAAGTACGGTGCGTCGATTCATGTTCGGCGTCGGAGAAGATGGTGAGGAGGTCGCAACGCTGGCGGTCGGCAGACCCAGGCGGGATTCGGGCCTGCTTGCGGCGTGGCGGGCAAGGTTGCCAGCGACGTTTTGCAAA includes these proteins:
- a CDS encoding Rieske 2Fe-2S domain-containing protein — translated: MNRRTVLKWISGALATASTAVVALPGGRFVAEALSIRRREAATVKRVARLSDLVPGQPKSFPVVGSRRDAWTLYPDEVIGRVWLLCEKDPSDGRQPKVKAFTAVCPHLGCAIQHDAGKQRFLCPCHRATFDLAGQPLPEPSGKKSHAPRGMDGLECRLVRDNDSEWWVEVRYERFEQGLTVKVPKV